A window of Clostridioides sp. ES-S-0010-02 genomic DNA:
GAGGATAAAGGATTAGTAAATCCTAAGAAAAATGATGAAAATGGATATAGAAAATATAATCAGTTTGATATATATGATATTACAACAATAAATTTTTATAGAGAGATTGATATCGAAATTAAAAAAATTCAAGAAATAAGAAAAAGCAAGAGTATAAGCAATTTAGAACTTTTACTATAAGAGAAAGAACAAACTCTTTAAGAATGTAAGGGATAATCATATGCTAAGTGAGTGATATGATTATCTCTTATTTATTAATTGAATTTAAGTAAAAATTACTTGTAGATATTCTCTTAAGCTGGAGCCTAGTTTTAATAGGTTTTTCACAATAAAAATTTATAGGCTAATATTTACTTTTATAGTAAAATATAAAGAAATTATTAGAGTAACATTCAAGGAGGAATAGGTATGGTTTTATTAATTGTTGATACACAAAAACTAATAACAAATGAAAAATTATATAAATTTCATGAATTTGTAGTAAATATAGAAAGCTTAATTGATACAGCAAGAAAAAATAATATAGAAGTAATCTATGTCCGTCATGATGATGGAGTTGAAAATGAGTTGACTAAAGGTAAAAACGGATTTGAAATATATGAAAAATTTAAACCATGTGATGAAGAAAAAATCTTTGATAAAGAAGTAAATAGTGCTTTTAAGGGAACAGGCTTATTAGAATACTTAAAAAGTACTAGTGAAAAAAATATAATTATTGCTGGACTTCAAACAGATTACTGTATTGATGCTACTATAAAATGTGGATTTGAACATGGGTTTAATATAATAGTCCCAGCTTATGCAAATACAACTGTTGATAATTCATTTATGTCAGCAGAACAATCATATAAATACTACAATGAATTTATCTGGAATGAAAGATATGCAGAATGTATTTCAGTAGACGAAACACTTAGAAGGATGAAATAAATATAGATTATTACATAAGAAAAAACTTAACTTACTTAGTCTAAAATATTAAAATCATAAGGAACATAGACTGTGACATTTATATTTACATAAGTTGATTTCAAATTTAAGTTCCAACAAAGGATGTTAAATTCCAAATTAAAAATCAGACTTAACATATTAGAGTTATATATAAGGCACATCAATTTTATTTTGAATTAATGTGCTTTTTAGTTGTAGTAATTTATTCATAATCAATATAATTTTTATTATTTAAATCAATTTTTCTTGTGTTTCTTTATTTAAGAAACTCTTTTTTTATCTATAGAATCTATACATGTATTATAGTTTGTATTTTAGATAAGTTTAATTTTTGTCTTAATCTAAAACAAAAGTTAGACTTAAATGAAATTGAAAAGGCTAAAATTATCAAATAAAATAAATATTGTGGAGGTGATGAAAATCTAGTGATAATACAAAGACTAATCTTAACAAGAAAGTAGGGATTAATAGAAGTGGATAAAGAAATTGTATCAATTCTTCAGGTTTTATTAAATAGCACATTGATTACAGCTGACGAACTACAAGAAGAATCTAATGCATCAAAGAGGCAAATTACTTATAGAATAAATAAAATCAATGACATACTTAAAGTAAAAAAAGTACCACTTATATATTTAAGAGCTGATAAAGATATTATTGTTAAAAAAGATACAAAAGATGCAATTAGAGAAATCCTCGAAAAAAACTATTCTAAGAATACTTACTATTTTAGCAAAACAGAAAGACTTTTATATATGTATTTAATGCTTTTTATTAATCTGGAGGATATTTCAATTAATCATTTTATAGATTCTATAAAAGTAAGTAGGTCTACTGTAAATCTTGATTTTAAAGATTTGATACCAGAACTTGAAAAAAAGAACATTAAAGTTAAGAACAATCGTATAAACGGATATTACCTAGTCGGGAATGAGATGGAAATTAGAAGAGTACTTATTAAAAACATTATAGAAACTCTATCTAATGAGAAAAGTTCAAGAGTATTTGATATTTTTATTGAAGAGTATAAGTTAGATAGTTTTGAAGAAGCTAAAAAAATTATATTAAAGCTTGTAAAAAAATATGAAATTACTTTTGTTGAAGATAGATTAATAGAGTTTATATATATCTTTATCTTTCTAAAAGCAAGAATGTATTCAAATAGAATAGTTATTCAAGAAAATATAGATATTCCTAATATTGCAGTCATGAGTTCGATGAAGGAATACAAATTTGCTAGGGAGTTATTAGAAGTATATGAGAGTAAAGAGAAGATAAAATCTCATAATATAATGTATATTAGTGCTTGGATTTTAGGTATATCAGTAGGAAATGATGATGAAGATACAGAAGATAGAGCTGTTATTTCAAAAATTGTAAATAAAATGATGACAAATTTTGGATATTTAAGTGGAGTTTATTATATAAGTCAAGAAAAAATATTTAAGAGACTATATTCTCATTTTAGACCAGCCTATTACAGACTTTTATTTAAATTACCTATTTATAATCCAATTTGTGAAAAGGTAAAAGAAGAATATAGATTAGTTTATAGAATTGTGAGTAATGCAATGAAAGAGTTTTGTGGGCTATTTGGAGAAGACATTCAAGAAGAGGAATTGGCATATTTAACTATGCATTTTGCAACCCTTTTCTCAGATAAAAAAGAGTTTGATGGACCTAGAAAAAGGAGAGCATTGATAGTTTGTTCAAATGGTGTTGGCAGTTCAGCTATTTTACATGCAGAACTTACAAGCTTGTTCCCTGATTTGCATTTTCTACCAATACTAGAATTCTCTGAACTGGGAAATATTAGTGAATCTGTAGACATTGTGTTTACAACTAATTATAAGGCGGAGGGTTTAAAAACAGATGTGCCAGTGATTAAAGTTAGTCCTGTTATGACCCCAAAAGAAAAATATAAGGTTACACGTGAAGTGTACATTCAATTGGGTGATATTTTTTTAAGGCAACCTAAAATCGATGAGGTTATGGATATAATAAAAAAATATGCGAAAGTAACTTCTGAAAGTATGCTTTCAAGTGAGTTATTAGCCTATTTTACACAGATAGAAAATTTTACGTCTAAGGAAGGAGAAGGACCTATGCTAAGTGACATTACTAATGAAACGCTAATAAAACTAAGGATAAAAGCTAAAGATTGGGAGGAAGCTATTAGACAGTCAGCTTCTGTCTTAGTTGAAAATAATAAAGTAACTGAAGCCTATGTAGATGCTATGGTTAATTCAGCAAAAGCGTCTGGACCATACATAGTAATTACAAAACATGTGGCACTTCCACATGCTAGACCAGAAGCAGGGGCAAAAGAAATTGCAATAGGGATTGCTACTTTAGAAAATCCTGTTGAATTTGGAAATGATAAT
This region includes:
- a CDS encoding cysteine hydrolase, which translates into the protein MVLLIVDTQKLITNEKLYKFHEFVVNIESLIDTARKNNIEVIYVRHDDGVENELTKGKNGFEIYEKFKPCDEEKIFDKEVNSAFKGTGLLEYLKSTSEKNIIIAGLQTDYCIDATIKCGFEHGFNIIVPAYANTTVDNSFMSAEQSYKYYNEFIWNERYAECISVDETLRRMK
- a CDS encoding transcription antiterminator, whose amino-acid sequence is MDKEIVSILQVLLNSTLITADELQEESNASKRQITYRINKINDILKVKKVPLIYLRADKDIIVKKDTKDAIREILEKNYSKNTYYFSKTERLLYMYLMLFINLEDISINHFIDSIKVSRSTVNLDFKDLIPELEKKNIKVKNNRINGYYLVGNEMEIRRVLIKNIIETLSNEKSSRVFDIFIEEYKLDSFEEAKKIILKLVKKYEITFVEDRLIEFIYIFIFLKARMYSNRIVIQENIDIPNIAVMSSMKEYKFARELLEVYESKEKIKSHNIMYISAWILGISVGNDDEDTEDRAVISKIVNKMMTNFGYLSGVYYISQEKIFKRLYSHFRPAYYRLLFKLPIYNPICEKVKEEYRLVYRIVSNAMKEFCGLFGEDIQEEELAYLTMHFATLFSDKKEFDGPRKRRALIVCSNGVGSSAILHAELTSLFPDLHFLPILEFSELGNISESVDIVFTTNYKAEGLKTDVPVIKVSPVMTPKEKYKVTREVYIQLGDIFLRQPKIDEVMDIIKKYAKVTSESMLSSELLAYFTQIENFTSKEGEGPMLSDITNETLIKLRIKAKDWEEAIRQSASVLVENNKVTEAYVDAMVNSAKASGPYIVITKHVALPHARPEAGAKEIAIGIATLENPVEFGNDNNDPVKYVFCLSAIDNNSHLRAMSELVELLEEEEFFRVLDNAKEANEIIDFIKTHEL